The window AAGAAAAAACTGATGTTCCAACAAAAATATAAAATTGATATAAAATAGATAAATTTGTAAAAAACATAGTAATAAAAGCACCAATAGCAAACCAAATTGAAATTAAACCAAAATTTAAAAGTTCTATCCCTAAAAATCCAAGACCAATTAAAAACCAAATAATCATAATACAACTCCTTATTAAAGTTAATCTCTTAAATGATATTATGAAAAGATATTAAAATCAAATTAATAATGAAAAATGATAAATATATATGTATAAAAATGGCGACATAGGATTGACTTTTTAATAATATTTGTATATTATTTATGCAATATGTTTCTTAAAAATATACTTCGAGGGGTGAAGACAAATGCTAAATAAGCATAAAATAATTAATGAAATTTTAGAAGTTGGAGTGGTTGCAGTAATTAGAGCAGAAAGTATAGTGGAAGCAAAACGTATATCAGCAGCATGTATTGAAGGAGGAGTTAAAGCTATCGAGGTTACTTATACAGTACCTGGAGCTTCTGAGGTTATAAAAGAGTTGGGAAAAGAGTTTAATGAAAAAGAATTAATTGTTGGAGCAGGAACAGTATTAGATTCAGAAACAGCAAGAATAGCTATATTATCAGGGGCAAAATATATTGTCTCACCAGGATTTGATAAGGAAACAGCAAAGTTATGTAATAAATATGGAATACCTTATATGCCAGGATGCATGACTATAAGTGAAATGACTAAAGCAATGGAATATGGAGCAGATATTATAAAATTATTTCCAGGAAGTGCCTTTGGAGCAGATTTTATAAAAGCAGTGAAAGCTCCTTTACCACAAGCAAATATTATGCCAACAGGAGGAGTATCAATAGAAAATGTTGATAAATGGATTAAAAATGGAGTTGTAGCAGTTGGAGTAGGAGGAAAATTAGCAACTGGACCTAGTGAAGAAATAACAGCTAATGCAAAGGAATTTGTAGCAAAAGTTAAAGCTACAAGAGAGGAGCTAAAAAATAATGGGTAAAAAAATAGTTACTCTTGGGGAAATTATGTTGAGATTATCTACAATAGATAATAAAAGAATAATACAGTCTAATTCATTTCAAGCTGATTATGGTGGAGGGGAAGCCAATGTTGCAATTTCTCTTTCAAATTTTGGAATTGAAAGTTCTTTTATAACGAAATTACCTGAAAATTATTTAGGAGAATGTGTTTTAAGATATTTAAAAGCAAACCAAGTAAATACAAATAACATAGTTTTAGGTGGAGAGAGATTAGGAACATATTATTTAGAAGTTGGAAGTGGCGTTAGAAATTCCTCTGTTATTTATGATAGAAAATATTCATCATTTTCTACTTTAACATATGAGGAATTAAACGTAGAAAAAGCTTTAAAAGATGTTTATATTTTACATTTATCTGGAATAACTCCAGCCCTTTCTGAAAGTTGCAAAGATTTAACTTTAAAAATTATAAAAAAAGCTAAAGAGATGGGAGTACTAGTTAGTTTTGATTTTAATTTTCGTGGTAAATTATGGACTGTGGAAGAAGCAGGAAAAACTTTTAAAGAGTATTTGCCATATGTTGATATTTGTTTTGCAGGGATATTAGATGGAAAATATATATTGAAATTAAATGTTGATGAAGAAAAATATGATTCATTTAGTGAAATTTTAAAAGCCTATTATAAAGAAATAAATACTATTTATCCTAATATAAAATATTTTATATCTACAAAAAGAGAAATCCATAGTGTGGATGATAATTCTTTAGAAGGATTTATTTATAGTAAAGGTTGTATATATAATTCGAAAAAATATAGGTTTTCAATAGTTGATAGAGTTGGTGGAGGAGATGCCTTTGCAGCTGGAGCTTTATATGGAATTATACAAGATATGAATTTAAAAGATACTGTAGAATTTGCAACAGGAGCTTCTGTAATAAAGCATACAATTAAGGGAGATGCCAATTTAGTTAGTGTAGAAGAAGTAGAGAATTTCATTAAAAATGGAGCAGGAAAAATATCAAGATAACTCGGGTTTTATTCCGAGTTTTTTGTTTGCAAAATAAACTATTAGTTTTATATATGAATATCATTTATAAAAAAATGTTGATTTTATCAAAAGAATCTTGTATGATTTATCTATGAATAACAGTAGAAATTGTCCTAAAATTTTAAACACTGTTTTATCTAAGGAGGAAAAATGTCTCAAAATGTAAGCAAAGAAAAAAAATTAACCTTGATATCATTAATTCTAATGATATTCACATCAGTATTTGGCTTTACGAACATTCCTAGATCATTTTATTTAATGGGATATGCAGCAATACCTTGGTATATTATTTCAGCGGCGTTCTTTTTTATTCCCTATGCCTTTATGATGGCAGAGTATGGTGCGGCTTTTAAAGGGGAAAGTGGAGGAATTTATTCATGGATGAAAAGATCAGTAAATGAAAAGTATGCTTTTATTGGAACTTTTATGTGGTATGCATCG of the Cetobacterium ceti genome contains:
- a CDS encoding bifunctional 2-keto-4-hydroxyglutarate aldolase/2-keto-3-deoxy-6-phosphogluconate aldolase, translating into MLNKHKIINEILEVGVVAVIRAESIVEAKRISAACIEGGVKAIEVTYTVPGASEVIKELGKEFNEKELIVGAGTVLDSETARIAILSGAKYIVSPGFDKETAKLCNKYGIPYMPGCMTISEMTKAMEYGADIIKLFPGSAFGADFIKAVKAPLPQANIMPTGGVSIENVDKWIKNGVVAVGVGGKLATGPSEEITANAKEFVAKVKATREELKNNG
- a CDS encoding sugar kinase, yielding MGKKIVTLGEIMLRLSTIDNKRIIQSNSFQADYGGGEANVAISLSNFGIESSFITKLPENYLGECVLRYLKANQVNTNNIVLGGERLGTYYLEVGSGVRNSSVIYDRKYSSFSTLTYEELNVEKALKDVYILHLSGITPALSESCKDLTLKIIKKAKEMGVLVSFDFNFRGKLWTVEEAGKTFKEYLPYVDICFAGILDGKYILKLNVDEEKYDSFSEILKAYYKEINTIYPNIKYFISTKREIHSVDDNSLEGFIYSKGCIYNSKKYRFSIVDRVGGGDAFAAGALYGIIQDMNLKDTVEFATGASVIKHTIKGDANLVSVEEVENFIKNGAGKISR